A genomic segment from Glycine soja cultivar W05 chromosome 18, ASM419377v2, whole genome shotgun sequence encodes:
- the LOC114396246 gene encoding peptidyl-prolyl cis-trans isomerase FKBP62-like — MEEDFDIPGGEEMDLGEDEVGEEREIGSGGLKKKLLKEGQGWETPEVGDEVQVHYTGTLLDGIKFDSSRDRDSPFSFTLGQGQVIKGWDEGIKTMKKGENAIFTIPPELAYGESGSPPTIPPNATLQFDVELLSWTSVKDICKDGGIFKKIITEGEKWENPKDPDEVLVKYEVHLENGKLLAKSDGEEFTVREGHYCPALSKAVKTMKKGEKVLLTVKPQYGFGEKGKPEQGDEGAVPPNATLQITLELVSWKTVSEVTDDKKVIKKILKEGEGYERPNEGAIVKVKLIGKLQDGTAFLKKGHDEEEKLFEFKTDEEQVVDGLDRAVLTMKKGEVALLTIAPDYAFGTSESQQELAVVPPNSTVYFEVELVSFEKEKESWDLNTEEKLEAAGKKKEEGNVLFKASKYARASKRYEKAVKYIEYDSSFGEEEKKQAKTLKVACNLNNAACKLKLKDYKEAEKLCTKVLDLESTNVKALYRRAQAHMQLTNLDLAELDIKKALDIDPNNRDVKLEYRTLKEKVKENNRKEAQFYGNMINKMTKIGS, encoded by the exons ATGGAAGAAGACTTCGACATCCCCGGCGGCGAGGAAATGGATCTCGGCGAAGACGAGGTCGGCGAGGAGAGGGAGATCGGCTCTGGCGGCCTCAAGAAGAAGCTCCTCAAGGAAGGTCAAGGCTGGGAAACCCCCGAAGTCGGTGACGAAGTCCAAG TTCATTACACGGGGACTTTGCTCGACGGGATTAAGTTCGATTCGAGCCGCGACAGGGATTCTCCCTTCAGCTTCACGCTCGGACAAG GGCAAGTAATTAAAGGATGGGATGAAGGTATTAAAACCATGAAGAAAGGTGAAAATGCTATTTTCACCATCCCTCCCGAGCTAGCTTATGGTGAATCTGGTTCCCCTCCTACTATTCCTCCTAATGCTACACTCCAATTTGATGTTGAGCTGCTGTCATGGACTAGTGTAAAGGACATATGCAAGGATGGCGGTATATTTAAGAAGATAATTACTGAGGGGGAGAAATGGGAGAACCCTAAGGATCCTGATGAAGTATTGG TTAAGTATGAAGTTCATCTAGAAAATGGAAAGCTTTTAGCAAAGTCTGATGGGGAGGAGTTCACAGTCAGAGAGG GTCATTATTGTCCTGCATTGTCAAAGGCTGTTAAAACCATGAAGAAGGGAGAGAAAGTGCTTTTGACAGTTAAGCCACAAT ATGGATTTGGTGAGAAGGGGAAGCCAGAACAAGGGGATGAAGGTGCAGTTCCACCAAATGCAACATTGCAGATTACTCTTGAATTAGTTTCATGGAAAACTGTTTCAGAAGTAACTGATGACAAGAAGGTCATAAAGAAGATCCTCAAGGAAGGGGAAGGATATGAGCGTCCAAATGAGGGGGCCATTGTTAAAG TGAAACTAATTGGTAAGCTACAAGATGGTACCGCTTTTTTGAAAAAGGGCCATGATGAAGAAGAGAAGCTGTTTGAATTCAAAACAGATGAGG AACAAGTTGTTGATGGACTTGATAGAGCTGTATTGACTATGAAGAAGGGTGAGGTTGCGTTGTTGACCATTGCACCTGATTATGCTTTCGGTACATCAGAGTCCCAACAGGAGTTGGCTGTAGTTCCTCCTAACTCAACCGTGTATTTTGAAGTTGAGCTAGTGTCATTTGAGAAA GAGAAGGAGTCCTGGGATCTGAACACTGAAGAGAAACTTGAAGCTGCTggtaagaagaaagaagagggaaATGTCTTGTTTAAAGCTAGTAAATATGCAAGAGCTTCCAAAAGATATGAAAAG GCCGTGAAGTACATAGAATATGATTCCTCCTTTGGTGAGGAGGAGAAAAAGCAGGCCAAGACCTTGAAGGTTGCCTGCAATCTGAACAATGCTGCTTGCAAGTTGAAGTTAAAAGACTACAAAGAAGCAGAGAAATTGTGTACTAAG gtgttggaccttgagaGTACAAATGTGAAAGCCCTCTATAGAAGGGCCCAAGCACATATGCAGTTGACTAACTTGGATTTGGCTGAACTTGACATTAAGAAAGCTCTTGACATTGACCCTAACAACAG GGATGTCAAATTGGAGTACAGGACTTTGAAGGAAAAGGTGAAAGAGAATAATAGAAAGGAGGCGCAATTTTATGGAAATATGATCAACAAGATGACAAAGATTGGTTCCTGA